Within Bdellovibrio bacteriovorus HD100, the genomic segment TGACCAGGAACCAGTGTCACCGGAGTTCCTGAGTTTGGATAACTCAAGATCCCTGAACTGTCGGTGCTGTTGGAATTGTTCTTGTCAGTGGATGCGGAGCCAGAAGAGCTTGGCGCGCAGTTTTGAAAACTCAGGGTACAAACGACGAGGACAGCAAACACAAAGGCACTGCCCCAGATTTTTTTATGATTCTGCATACATTCCCCCACCAGAAGCACAGTATTGCTACTTTACCATTATACTGATCGGCAAATGTTGAGAAAAAATGGAATCAGTCTGATTCGTCTCAGACTGGGACAGTCCAGCCTGTATAACGGCGAACTTCGTCGGAAATATCCGCACCCAGTTCAACGTGACGATAGCTGGTTGGAGAATCCCAGATCTTGCGCACCAGTTTATTCATGACATCATGGCCGGCTTTATAAAGAACCACATGACCCATCAATGGCATTTCCAGAGTGACCAGATCCCCCAGAGCATCCAGACACTTGTGACGGACGAACTCATCCGCCCAGCGCAGCCCTTCCGGGTTCACCACGTTTTCGCCATCTAGCACGATGCAGTTATCAAGACTGCCACCTTTGGCAAGACCGCGGGACTTCAATGCTTCGACATCCTTCATGAAACCAAAGGTGCGGGCATTGGCCACATCACGACCGAAAGACTGCTCGTTGATATCCAGGTCGATAGTTTGTTTCCCGATGGTGGGATTTGGGAAATCAATGGTCACTGTCAGACGCAGACCGTGATAGGGAACCACGTAGGCGTGTTTTTCGCCCTCGCTGAAATAAATGGGCTCAGTGATATAACAGTACTTGCGCGGCTGATCTTGTTCGACAATTCCAACTGCCAGCAATGCCTCCAGGAACACACGGGCGCTGCCGTCACCGATGGGAATCTCGGGACCATCGAGTTCAATAAACAGATTGTCGATGCGCAGGGCAGACAAGGCTGAAACACAGTGCTCGATCGTCGCCACAGAAAACGCCGGGCCGCCAATGGTGGTCTGATGGGATGTCGCTTGCACGTTGCGGGCTGTGACTTTCAAAGAAGGACTGCCAGGCAGATCCGTGCGAATGAAGTAAACCCCCGTATCAGCCGGAGCCGGGCGGAAGGTCAATGTACAAGGATCGCCGGAATGAATCCCGATCCCCTGAACCACAGTCTTTTTACGAATAGTTTTTTGCAAGAACATCTTGCTTTCAATTTAGCCTAACTAAGAGCCCTTCGCAATGCGGATTTGCCCGACCACGTCACCACGCCAGTTTGTGACAGGAGACATGGTGAATTTGGAAAGCGCCTTGAATTCACTCTCATTCAAGCCCCCCAACTGCAGCAAAAGCATCGCCGTGGCAGCCTGAGCCGCCCGCCCCGCCCCGTCTGCGGCTTTCACCGCGAACGCCACCTTCTTTTCCGGCAGCACACCACAGAAAACACCTTCAGCCCCGCCCTTGATCACGGCACGACCTTGTGACTTTTCGATCACAGCTGTGGCGAAATTGTCACTGCCGGAAATATAGAACGGATGGGACCGGACCGCGTGCAAAATACGCTCTGCCGCGACTTTGCGCGCTGGTGCCTCTTTGGGGTTGATAAAGGTCGACATCCCGATAGCCATGTTTTGCAGCGGAACGCCGTAAGTCGGGATGCCACAACCATCCACTCCATAGGGAACCTTCGAGTGATCAATGCGCATGGTTTCACTTAAAACCTTGCGCAGTCTTTTCTGCGCACTGTGCTCGTACTTTTCATAGCCCGTCGGATCCTCGCCCAGATGCAGACAGGTCGAGATAATTGCCGAGTGCTTCCCCGCACAGTTGTTGCAGAGCACGGTGGGCTTTTGACTTTTACGAATCATCTCGTGGGCGCTGGCTTCGTCGTAAGGCAGATGTGGACCGCAGACATACTGGGCTTCTTTCAAGCCTGCCTTTTCCATCCACTGCGAAAGCGCCGCCAGGTGATCTTTTTCACCGCGATGAGAGGCACAGGCCAAAGCGATGTGTTTGGCTTCAAGATTGAATTTATCCGCAGCGCCGGACTCGATCAGCGGCAACGCCTGCAGCATCTTGATCGCACTGCGAGGCATGGTCAGGTACTGCGGGTGGCCCCAGTACTGGACAAGATTGCCGACTTCGTTCACGACAACGGCCATCACCTGATGCTGACTTTCCACCACGGAACCGCGCAACACCTCAATGATCAAAGGCTGTTTTGATGCCATATCTTTTTCTCCAAACAAGCTGCTCAGGATTCTCAAAACAACACGATTCCGACAGAGAATTCTGCAAAAATATCGCCCAAACATCGCAGGCGAACCGCTGATAAGTCTATCAGGATGCTGGGGACCCCAACATAAAAACCTGCAACAGACTCAAAATACGACAAACGACAAAGCCGGCGTGATGCCGGCCTCGAATAGTAATCACGTTTTAAGGATATCCCTGCCCTCTGATTTCTACAGTCCCCAGACCGTGCGCGGGAATGGGAAGCGATCTGCGGTTCCAACAACACCTTTGTTATTGTCACCCATGCACTTCATTTCACCCGTTTCCAGAACGAAACAGGTGCTGTCACTGCCCGCAGAGACAGCACGAACACCTTCTGCAACCACGGTTGCGGGACCGGAAGAATAACATTTATCAACTGTCGTCCCTATCCCAAGTTGCCCCTTCGGGTTATGCCCCCAGCAAACCAAACGGCGCTCTTCACCCACGATCGCGCACATATGTGAACGCCCCACAGAGACTTTCTTAACATCCGTCAGCAATGTTGCGGGAGTGTCGCCGTTCGTCCCCAGACAAGCCAAGCCACTCCCCCAGCACTTCAAGTCCCCGTTTTTCATGACGGCACAAGAGCCCGGACTGGTTTCATGTCCCCCCATAGAGACGGAGTCAACCCCGGACAACAACGGAGTCGCTGGTATCGTTGTTCTATCAACAGTGTCACCCAATCCCAGCTGCTTTTGGGTGTTATCCCCCCAACAGAACAAATCATCATTGGTTGCGATATAACAGGCTGCCTGGTAAGACGTTTCAACATCCCGAACTCCGGACGACAAAACCAGATTTGGAAGAGTGTTGCTGCTGGCACTTCCTGGCTTGCTCTGGCCACTGTTGTTGTCACCCCAGCAATTCAGACCGCCGGTCGTCAACAGCGCACACCCACCGTCATCATTCAATGCCACCTTGCTGACATCTTTACCAATCACAATCTTCGGAGTTTTAAAACTTGTGAAGGCAGGACTGACCCCCAAACTCAAGTTTGCGGAGTTATATCCCCAGCATCTCAGCTCGCCGTAGGTTGAAACTGAACAGCTGCGCTCTCGCCCTGTGGCGATCTGTCGCTGATTGCGCGACAAGGCTTGAGTCGGAACCAAGCGAGGCAACAACGTTCGATCACCCACTTGCCCCACCGAGTTTTGCCCCCAACAAAGAACCTCGCCCGAAGACATCAAAGAACAGGCCGAATAGTAGTTTTCATGGAACACATTGCTGACTGAAACTGATTCAACGCCCGCAGGAATGACCGTCACAGGCAGTGTTTTATTCACTGGCAACGGCGAGGCCATCCAACATTGAACCGAAGAATCCAGCATCAATACACACCGTGGATCCAGACCATCCGTTGGGCCATATCTATTCGACATTCGCAGCAGGTTTTTAACTCCGCCACTGATCAATTGTACCGGTGCCGACGCTGCCACAATCGGATTGCCGCCTGGGATTCGGCCCCCAGAGCCCCACGTCCATACACTGCCGTCATTTTTCAAAGCTATGATCGACTCTTGCGATGTCATCATATCTTTATATTCGGAACTCATCTCCACCGGAACAGTTGAACCCGCCCCGCTGGTTCCAGGGGTCAACTGACCGTTACTGCCATTACCCCAACAATAGTTCTTGCGCACTGTCGGCGCACCTTCATCTTTTTGCACACAGATGTTGTCGTTGAAAAGGTCATAGGAAACAATATTGGTTGCCAACGGAGTCGCGGGCACAGTTGACGTGCTTCCTGAAGAGTACCAGGTCGATCTGTTACCCCAGCAGAAAAGATTTCTTTGCGACGGAGTTACGGAATCCAACTTAACAGCACACAAGGTGTTTCCGGTAACAGCCGCGATAAGACGCATTTCCTCCACCTGCCCTGTGACAAGCTGTGGAGCTGCCAGAGTGCGCGAAGCATTGGTCGATCCCGTACCAAATATACCGGAATAGTCATCGCCCCAACACATCAGGTCTTTATTGGTTTTTAGGTAACATAGCGCATTCGAGCTGACCGCCACTTGAGTGACTCCGGAATTCACATACTTCGTTGGCTGCAGCACTTTTCCACCGACGGATCCTGGCAGGGCACTCGCATTATCCCGCCCCCAACACCACATCTCGCCTGAAATATTCGCTGCACAGACGGTGTATCCGCCCACCTCAAAATGCGCCACATTCTGCATAACAGGTGTGGCTGAAGGCTCATTCGTGTTGACCACAGTTCCATCGCCAAGCTGGCCATAGTCGTTGGCACCGAAACATTTCAGGTCATTGTTGTCGTACAGTGCACAGGCAAAACCAACACCCTGTTTAAAGGACACAACCTTGGGTGCCACAACAGCGGAATCATCATCCCGGATCAATACCTCATGCACCGAGAGCATCCCCCCGTTTCCGAGGGAGTTTTTCGCCAGAATCAGACGAATCCGCTTTTCAGGCTCTGCCACAGCATCATCAAGAATGGTCAGCGGAATATATTTAGTCGTTTCACCAACGGCAAAGTTGACTTCTTTGGATGCCAGGTTGAAGTCCTCCGCACCAGCGTCACCCATGACCGCGATTGTAACTTTAAAGGCGATCGGAGCGGGACCACTCAGCACCACCGGAATGTTCAAAATGCCCGCATCTTCATTCACAATCTGACTGCTGGATACAAAGGATGCCGTCAAAGCCGACGTGTAAGTCAGAATCCCGGTCGTGTCTTTGACTGGCAGATCTGTCACCGCCACTTCATTGGCGGGATTAGTGACAGTGGCGCCATTCAGTTCAATGGCCGCAGGCATTTCAATACCGTCCGTATCATCATCACCGACAACAACCTCATATCGGAAAAGCAATTCCGATGGGGATACCTTAGTCACATAGTTGGCGATACGATTATTACTGCCAATGCGAATGGTGATGCGCGGATTTCCCGTCACGGTCACGGGCTGATCGTATTTTACGATGACCTCCAAACTGGTGCCATCCAGGTACACGTCAGTGTCCGGGGTGCTCAGTCTTTTCACCTCAGGGATGGTGCGGATCAATACCGGCGTACTCTGCGACAAAGACTCTGCCGCCCCTGGAGCTGGCAGCGTCAGCAGATTGGCGATTTCATCAGCGGTGCCTGTGACATCTTCTGCGGGCTCAATAGAGCCGCCGTTTAAGTTGATTGCCTGCGTGCCCGTGTAATCCAACGTCAACGCCGAATCCCCGGCCACAACAGCATACTCAAATACCAGGATGTCCGTGCCCGAACCGGAAACATAAGTTGCCAGACGTTTGGTCGCACCGGTTTCAAGCTCCAGAGTTGGCGTGCCCGTCACATTCACCGGACCACTGAAGTGAACTTGAATAGGAACAATCCCCGCTGTCGTATAGCGAGGCAAAGCCAAAGTCGAAACCGCCGACGCCCCCGTGGTGTCAGCATCGACTTTCAAAATTTTTGGGTATTGCAATGGAGCAGGACCAGGCTCAGAGGGGGCCAGAATAGATCCGACCTTGCCAAACATCTCAGCATTCAGATTTCCACAACCGGCACCGGCCAGTATCAGAAAAATCGACGAAAGAATGCGGAAAACTTTCGATAACTCCATCGACGCCCCTTTAAATCAAAGTGTTCCTTAGACTCTATCGGGTGTAACAATGAGCTTCTGAAGCTTCAATATGAGATTTTAGAACGTTTCCGCGAGATTCCGAAACTCGCTATTTGTCTGCGAGGACTGAGCTTTTCGCAAATTCCGTGATTACACGTCCACGCTGGGTTTTTTGAATGAAACCTTCCTGAATCAGGAACGGCTCATACACCTCTTCCAGGGTGTCGCGCTCTTCACTCAAGGCCGCCGCGATCGTATCGATCCCCACCGGACCACCGGCGTACTTATCCTGTATCAGGCTGAGAATACGGCGATCCATCAGGTCCAAACCGTACTGATCCACGCCCAACTGGTTCAGGGCATACACGGCGATATCCTTGGAAACAACACCGTTGCCTTTCACCTGCGCATAGTCACGCACACGCTTCAAAAGTCTGTTCGCCACCCGCGGAGTTCCGCGCGAACGACGGGCCACTTCTTCAGCGCCTTCTTCGTCGATTTCAACTTTCAGGATTTCAGCTGATCTCATCAGAATCTGGCGAAGGGCATCTTTATCATAGAACTGCAAACGCTCGACAATGCCGAAACGGTCACGGAATGGTGGATTCAAAAGACCCGCCCGCGTGGTCGCCCCCACCAAAGTGAACGGCGCCAAAGTGAACTTCATGGAGCGCGCGCCCAGGCCTTCGCCGGTCACGATGTCGATGTAATAATCTTCCATCGCCGTGTACAGATACTCTTCCACGTGACGGCTTAAACGGTGAATTTCATCGATGAACAAAACCGAGTGCGGTTTTAGCGACGTCAAAATCGCCGCCAGATCACCTTTCTTATCGATCGCCGGAGCCGAAGTCATTTTGATCTCGGCACCCATGTCGTTGGCGATGATTTTGGAAAGTGTGGTTTTACCCAAACCCGGAGGCCCGCACAGCAACACGTGATCCAGGGATTCGCCACGGTGTTTGGCCGCCGCAACGAAAACCTTCAATTTTTCCTTCACATCATCCTGACCGGGGAAGTCCTCGAATTTCTGGGGACGCAGTTCGTTTTCCCAGCTCTTTTCGCCTTCAACCGGATCGCCTTCAAGAATACGACTCATGACAAGCCTCCAGACAGGGTCTGGAAGCCTTTGCGGATGCCATCTTCAACAGCGATGTCCGCCGGCAACGAGGAAACAAACTGATCCACCAACTGGGATTTGTAGCCCAAATTCAAAAGGGCTGAAGTGATCTGAGTGTGCGCCACGGATTTGGCTTTCGCCACCACGCCACCTTCTTCGATGGACACCAGCTTGCCTTTCAGGGTCAGAATGATCTGTTCGGCGGTTTTCTTGCCCACTTTTGGCAGGCCCGACAAAGCTTTCGCATTCCCCGCTTCGATCATTTCATGAATTTGCGCCGGACGGCCGCCGGAAAGAATGCTCAGGGCCATCTTCGGACCGACACCGTTAACTTTCAACAACGACAGGAACAGATTTTTTTCCTCTTTGTCGTGGAAACCGAAAAGTTGCAAAGCGTCTTCACGCACGTGAGTGTGAATCCAGACGATGATGTCGTTCCCCAAAAGCGCCTGCAGATCCCCCAGCGTGTTGCTGGAAGCGTGGATTTCATAACCCACCCCACTGACGTCGATCAAAGCGGAGTCGTTCATCACTTCAATAATTTTACCGCGCAAATATCCAATCATAAACTCACCGCTCTTTGCATTAGGGCTTTCTTTTTCATTTCAAAGGCATGGTAACAAGCCATGGCCAGGGCGTCCGAGGCATCGATGCGGCTGATGGTTTTTAAGCTCAGCATGACTTTCAAAATGGCCTGCACGTCCTCTTTGGAGGCACCACCGTTGCCGGTGACACCTTTTTTGACGGACCGGGTGGCGTATTCCTGAACTTCAGCGCCGCCCAGGCCAGCTTCGTACATGATCACACCGCGGGCATGCCCTAGCTTGAAGGCACTGTCGGCATTTTTACCCAGAAAGATTTTTTCGATGACGACCTGTTCGGGTTTGTATTTTTCCATGACTTCTCGGAACGCAGAGCCCAGTTCGGTCATCCGGCGCGGGAAAGCGTCGTCACCGTCCATGACGATGACGCCGTGATTGATGTGCTCAATCTTTCCGTTCGCCACGCGAACAACACCGAAACCTGTAATGCGGGAACCGGGATCGACCCCAAGAATAACCAAAGACAACCACCCTGTTTTTAAACTCTCGCCCCTATTTGAAGCTGAAGCTATTGCTTAGTCAATCAATCTGCTTTAGTATCTCTCTATGCCCAAAATTGAAGCAAGCACCATCGAAAAGTACCAAAGCCTCCTCGAGAAAGATCCGAATTCTCAGGTTTTTGCTCCGCTGGCCGAGGCTTATCGTGAAATGGGAATGCTGCAAGAAGCCCGCAAAACCGTGACTGCGGGCGTTCAACGCCACCCGCAATTTGTGGGTGGACTGGTGACTTACGCCAAGGTCTTGCGCGATTTGGGAGAGCTTTCCAAAGCTCTGGAGACACTGAAAAAAGCCACCGCCTTGTCTTCCGAAAATATTCTGGCGCACCAGTTGATGGCCGAAGTTCATCTGGCGCAAAAGAATCCGAAGGATGCTTTAAAGTCCTTTAAAATGGTTTTATTCCTGAATCCAAATTCCAAAAGTGCCCAAAAAGCGGTGCAAAAACTGGAATCCCTGACAGCGGACGAATACGACGAAGACGTCTTTGCCATGACGAAACTGCCGGAAGTGAATCTGGAAAGTTCAGCCACCCCGACGGGGCGCGAACCTGATTTTGGCATTGAAGAAGTGGTCATCCGCCCCACTCCGGTCACCACCAACAAGGCGCTGGAACGCATGCTGTCCCTGATTGATGCCTTCATTGTGCGCAACGATCTGGAAAAAGCCCATGCCTTACTGAAGGACACCCGCTTGGAATTCGGCGACCATCCCGAGATCCAAAGACGCATGAAAACCCTTCAGGTCCGCTATAACGACACTGATGAGGCCATCCCCCTAAAACCCATCCAACCCCGTGAGCAGTTGATCCGTGAACGGAAGCTGGAAGTCCTCGAGATGATGCTTCGCAAAATAGAAGACTACCGCGCCCAAGGTTGACCTCTGACGCCCGTTTAGGACATTATAGCCCTTCCTTGATTTATCTTATTTAGGAAGGATTTTACAATGTACGAAACGTCAGACTTTAGAAAAGGTCTTAAAATCATGCTTGAGGGCAAGCCTTACGTGATCGTGGATTTCCAACACGTTAAACCAGGTAAAGGCAATCAGTTCACCCGCACCAAGCTAAGAAACATGCTGACGGGTCAGAACCTTGAATCCACTTTCAAATCCGGTGAAAAATTCGAAGTTCCAAACGTAGAAAACAAAGAGATGTCTTTCTTGTACAAAGACGACACTGGCTACAACTTCATGTCTCAGGAAACATTCGAACAAATCGCCATGTCTGAAGAAGATCTGGGCGAAGCAAAATACTACCTGACTGAAAACCTGAAAGTTGTGATCTTGTTCTACAACGAAAAAGCCGTTGCTTGTGACGTGCCAAAAGCTGTGAACCTGACTGTGGCGCAGACAGACCCAGGCATCAAAGGTGACCGTGTGACTGGCGCGACCAAACCAGCGACGATGGAAACCGGCCTGACAGTAGGTGTTCCTTTGCACATCAATGAAGGCGATGTTCTTCGTATTGACACCTCCACAGGTGAGTACGTAGAGCGCGTCAGCCAAAAGTAACTAACGCCTCGTATTAAGTCTCCGCAACCACTGAATTTTATCGCAAAATAATGAGATAAAGTTTCAGATGAACTGCGGAGGCTTTTTTCTTGTCCACATATATTGAGTTAGAAATCCAGAATTTACTCAATCAAGGCTCAGATCAAAATATCGATCTGGCTGAAGTGGCAACTCGTCTTGTCTCCAGCATCGAATCCTCCCCGGATCATTTTACTCTTGATAACATCACCGCCCTTTCACGTTTTCTGATTCAATCCGGAAATGAACTGGTGCTGGTTGAGTTTGTTTTGCGCCATCTTGAAAATGAATCCTTCCCGATTCCCTGGCCGTACTTTCTGGAAGCGCTGAGCGCCTTTAGCGAAGAGCTGGATGAAAAATCCGTGCGTGCCCTGATTGACGGTATCGAAGAAGACGGCGCCCAGGAAGAAGCGTCCCGTTCCCTGGCTTTGCGCCAGACGATTCAATCTTTGGGCGAGTGGCGCAGCAACCGCAAATACAAAATTCACAAAGACTATCTGAACAACAAACGTCTGTTGCTGGATCAGTTGATTACATTGCGCACGCAGCAGTTGTATGAACAGGAAAAATCCCTGCTGGCTCGTCTGCAGAAACTTTATCCGGGCGACAGCGACATTCGCCGCGAAGTGAACGAACACAAGCAGCGTTATGCGCTGGAAATTCTTTCCCGCCGCACACCACGCTCGCGCGGAGTGAAGACAGAAGATTTCTCTCCGAAAGATCCGGAAACAGAACAGGCTCTGCAGGTGCTGATGCAAAGTATGCATGAGCACGCAGAAACTGATCCGTCCATGGCTTTTGATTTCGCCATTGCCGCTTATATGCTGGAAAGTTATGAAGACGCGCTGTCTTTGCTGTCCTTCAGCGATGAATCGGAGACTTTGATCTGGTTCCGTCTGGAAGTGCTGCTGAAGTGCCGCCGCTTCGTGGAACTGCTGACAGATCTGGCGAAAGTGGAAGTCGTCTTTGCCCATGAACCGGAAACTTTCTTTGCCACGGCTTATCTGCGCGCCCAGGCGCTGTGGGGGCTGGGCCAAAAACACACTGCCATTGAAGTGATGGAAGGATTGCTGGCAGCGCGCCCGCATTACCGTGCGGCCAGTGCCCTGCTCAGCATCTGGGGTGGCCAGTGAGAAGGGCTTTTTGGATTTTACTGACGCCACTGGCGTGTTTTCTGGTTTTATGGGCGGTAGGGTCCACCTATATCGCACCAAAACTGGAAACCTGGGCGCTGAACAAAATCCAAAGTTATTCCGATGAGAATCTTCCCGTCAGCATTCGCGCCAAAAAGTTGTCACTACGATTCTTGCGCCCGTCCGCGGCGATAGAAGGAATTGAAATCCGCGGCAAAGGTGAATTGGCTGATTCCCTGCCGTTGATTGAAATTGGCAGCGTGCGTGCCTTTGTCGATGTGTTTCATCTGATGGGGGGCCGACTGACCCTATCTGCGGTGGTGGCGGAATCCCCGCGCGCGCAAATCAATATCGATCCTTTCCTGAAAGATGACTCTCCGGCCAAAGAACTTCCCATGGATGAAATCTTTGCCATCCTGGAAAAGCTGCCGCTGCAACGGGTGTTTTTGCAGAACATCCTGCTGAATGTTTCTTCAAAACAATTGAAACTGAATGTGGATGTTGAAAGCGGTGATCTGCTTTTGACCAATATGGGGAAAAACCTGACGGCCAAAGCCAACATCCCGTCCCTGCAGGTCAAGCTTGGCGGCATCGGTGATTTTGCGGGATCTTTGGACACGCACCTTTACCTGACCCGCCAGTCCCTGAAGATCATCCAACTGGGTGTGCGCCTGGGGGAATCCGAAATTCTGACCCGCGGGGAACTGACTCATTTTTCCAAAATCGCGATCAAACCTTCCGGTGTTCTGGATCTGAGTGCCAAGGTCAATCTAACGGACATCTACAACGAAGTGAAACGCCTGCGCCCGGACATCAAGCTGCCGGTGATCAACGGCGAGCTGGTCACCGAAATGGATGCCCGCTTCAACGGTCTGGAGGATGTCAAAGCTTCGGCCGACATCAACACCCGCTCAGTGACATTGGGAAAACTGGAACTGGGTGATGCGCGCGTTCAGGGTGAATACCAAAATGGCGTGATCAGTCTTTCTGAAATGCAGGTGAATCATCCGGCCGGCGAAGCGACTTTGACCAAGTCCCAACTGGAGCTGGACGGCAATTACGGCTTCAAGTCCCTGATCACTGTTCATAGCCTGGATCTGTACAAGCTTTTCCAAAGCCTGGATCTGGCGAACATCCCTGTGGGCATCGGGCTTGAAGGTGAACTGCCGTGCGAGGGTCGCATCCGCCCGACGTTCCAGGTGACTTGCACCAATGCTTCTATTTCCGGCAAAGACCTGTGGGTGAAAACCGACCTAAAGCCCAACACAAAACCTTTGGTGAATATCGACAGCATGAAAGCCAAAGGTCAGTTCCAGGTCACCACCCAGAGTGTAACCTATGCTGCTCTTCTGAACGTCGGCAGCAGTCAGGGCACCACCGACGGTGTGATCGATTTTAACAAGGGCTTTAAAATCAATTTCAAAACCGACAAACTGGATCTTAAGAACATCCGCAATCTGGCCAACTTGAAGATGATCGGTGCCGCCAGCATTTCAGGATCCACTTCGGGGGATTCCAATGCGGCGATCTTTGACATGAAATTGAATGCGCGCAATTTTATTTTTGAAGACTTTGCCCTGGGAAATCTGATTGCTGATCTGAAGTACCGCAAGGGACATCTGATCTTTGAGGACATTGCCGGCGCCATCAACAAGACCCAGTATCTGGGTGATCTGAATGTGAATCTGAACAACGAAACCCTGAGCGGTGACTTCAGTGTTCCAACTGCCGATATCGCCGATGTGGCGCAGGTCTTTGAGCCGATTTACAAACTGCCCATTCAGGTTCAGGGTGTGGGCGCCGCCAAAGCCCATGTGGAAGGCCCTCTGAATTTCTGGAAGCTCAATTACAAGATTGAATCCGCCTTTAAGAAAGTTTTCATCGGCCTTGAAAGCTTTGACTCGCTTCAATTTAATGCTTCCGCCAACCAGGGAAACATCAAGGCTGACAAGGTTGTTCTGCAAAGAGCCAATTCCACCGTCACCCTGCAGGGGGGCATCTCCTCTGACAAGATCATGAATCTGTATGCAGATGGAAAAAACTGGCGTCTGGAGGAATCCGACATCATCAGCAAGATCAATTCCAACATCACCGGGAACCTGAACTTTGCCGCTGAACTTAAAGAATCCGTGACGCAGCCACAGATTCTTTTAAAAGGCGCCATCACCGACACCCTGTTCGAGGATCAGGAAATTCCCAACTCCAACCTGATTCTGAAAATCAGCCGTCAAAGTGTTGCCGGCCAGATGACCCTGTTCGGGAACAAGGTCAAGGCCGACTTCCAGGTGCCTATTGCCAGCAGCCGCACGCCGCTGGTGATGAAGGTCACCACCAACAACTGGAACTATTCCACTTTGCTGGGCCTGATTGGCGGTGCGAACCTGGCCAACGAATATGACTCGGCACTGACTTCCACCGTGGACCTGAGATCCGACAGCGGCGAGCTGTTTAAAGCCACAGGCAAAGTGCACATCGACGCTTTCACCTTGAAACGCGGCCCTTTGAGCTTTGCCAACAACGGCCCTATCGACATCACCATGGAT encodes:
- a CDS encoding tetratricopeptide repeat protein, with protein sequence MPKIEASTIEKYQSLLEKDPNSQVFAPLAEAYREMGMLQEARKTVTAGVQRHPQFVGGLVTYAKVLRDLGELSKALETLKKATALSSENILAHQLMAEVHLAQKNPKDALKSFKMVLFLNPNSKSAQKAVQKLESLTADEYDEDVFAMTKLPEVNLESSATPTGREPDFGIEEVVIRPTPVTTNKALERMLSLIDAFIVRNDLEKAHALLKDTRLEFGDHPEIQRRMKTLQVRYNDTDEAIPLKPIQPREQLIRERKLEVLEMMLRKIEDYRAQG
- the efp gene encoding elongation factor P; amino-acid sequence: MYETSDFRKGLKIMLEGKPYVIVDFQHVKPGKGNQFTRTKLRNMLTGQNLESTFKSGEKFEVPNVENKEMSFLYKDDTGYNFMSQETFEQIAMSEEDLGEAKYYLTENLKVVILFYNEKAVACDVPKAVNLTVAQTDPGIKGDRVTGATKPATMETGLTVGVPLHINEGDVLRIDTSTGEYVERVSQK
- a CDS encoding translocation/assembly module TamB, translated to MRRAFWILLTPLACFLVLWAVGSTYIAPKLETWALNKIQSYSDENLPVSIRAKKLSLRFLRPSAAIEGIEIRGKGELADSLPLIEIGSVRAFVDVFHLMGGRLTLSAVVAESPRAQINIDPFLKDDSPAKELPMDEIFAILEKLPLQRVFLQNILLNVSSKQLKLNVDVESGDLLLTNMGKNLTAKANIPSLQVKLGGIGDFAGSLDTHLYLTRQSLKIIQLGVRLGESEILTRGELTHFSKIAIKPSGVLDLSAKVNLTDIYNEVKRLRPDIKLPVINGELVTEMDARFNGLEDVKASADINTRSVTLGKLELGDARVQGEYQNGVISLSEMQVNHPAGEATLTKSQLELDGNYGFKSLITVHSLDLYKLFQSLDLANIPVGIGLEGELPCEGRIRPTFQVTCTNASISGKDLWVKTDLKPNTKPLVNIDSMKAKGQFQVTTQSVTYAALLNVGSSQGTTDGVIDFNKGFKINFKTDKLDLKNIRNLANLKMIGAASISGSTSGDSNAAIFDMKLNARNFIFEDFALGNLIADLKYRKGHLIFEDIAGAINKTQYLGDLNVNLNNETLSGDFSVPTADIADVAQVFEPIYKLPIQVQGVGAAKAHVEGPLNFWKLNYKIESAFKKVFIGLESFDSLQFNASANQGNIKADKVVLQRANSTVTLQGGISSDKIMNLYADGKNWRLEESDIISKINSNITGNLNFAAELKESVTQPQILLKGAITDTLFEDQEIPNSNLILKISRQSVAGQMTLFGNKVKADFQVPIASSRTPLVMKVTTNNWNYSTLLGLIGGANLANEYDSALTSTVDLRSDSGELFKATGKVHIDAFTLKRGPLSFANNGPIDITMDHGVASIRNFTLQGPNNLIQILGTNFTAENLNVGVTANADLRLLQIFTPFLEDMGGPIHVSTNVSGSVMKPEILGNANAKDTFVKIKGFPHPLEKVSAEVVFSQSRILINSINGQIAGGTLTGDGGIQINGIKDIPTTIRARLEGVTFNVPDKVRSSGSADLLFSGRWFPFTLSGTYHVTSAMVEKEFTEDGGGVTGVRQSLYLPKLLREGQFEAILLDLQILLSRNIVIKNSLIDGSVTGQLQVKGPPTNPVLLGKISMERRSKIIFKDKVFDVQSGVIDFNDPDEINPNLYISAASRINEYDITLLAQGPSKSPTILLNSVPPLSEQDIISLIALGVTSSAMDQNLQSRQQAEQLGVEIGGAVLAKPINKQLESTLGLNLAVTSQYDSTRNISVPKITLSRRLSEKMKVSGSRPVGDTQSYDIKLEYILNSNFTAIGSFETRGTEENTNVQSTQQESQSIFGLDLEFKREFK